In the Candidatus Margulisiibacteriota bacterium genome, AGCCGTCTTTGCGGGCGGTTTACTGGTTTGAGCAGCTGAAAAATTATTCTTTCCAGACCGTTTTGATTTCCGGCAGTTTAGACCGCGCGCGGCTGGCGAAGATTTCCGCCGCTTTGCACGCGCCGGTTTATTACGCTCTGCTCAAGCCTTTTTTGAGCGGCTTTAGAGCTGTGCTGGCTGAGTACGGCGCGCGCCCGGAGGAATGTGCCCTGGTCGGCGACGCGCTCTGGTCAGACATTTTGCCGGCCAAATTTTTGGGTTTTTACGCGGTGCTGGTTAAAAACTGCGATCAGCCGGTTATAATTGAACAGCGCGTGAGTTTGCTGCGGCGGACGCGCGCGGCGTTTTTAGAAAAACTGATCCAAAGGCAGGTGTAGATTTGCGCGGTTTGGTTTTTTTGCTGGTTTTGGCGGTGGCGCTGGACAGCGCAGCGGCGCTGGAAGTCAAAGGGCCGCAGGAGCTGGTGCGTCTGCCGCGCGGCGGCAGCGCGCAGCACACTGTCCTGTTGAACAATCCGACCGACCGGCCAGAAAAAATAACGGTTTCTTATTATCTGGAGCAGTGTCCGGACGCCGGAGCGCAGCGCGATTATCTGCAAATGCTGGACAGCCTCCAGCAAAAAGCCGCGGTGCAGCTCGAGCCGAATTCTTTTCAGGAATATTCCTGGACTATTCAGACCGCTGAGCACACGGCGCTGGGACGCTATCTGTTTTGGGTGGTTTTTACGCGCGATACTTATACCCAGAGCAGCGCGGAAAGCGTTTTTGTGGTGCAGGAGGCCAGTTCTTTTCCGCTGCGCGTGGAATGTCTGGCGCCGGTAATAAATTAAAAACAGGAGGTAAATTTATGTTTGGCGGATTGGGCGATATGGCTGGTATGCTAAAAAAAGTCGGCGAGATGAAAGCGAAAATGGCCGCGGCGGAAAAAGAATTGCAAAATACGGTGGTCAAGGAAATTTCGGCGGATGGC is a window encoding:
- a CDS encoding HAD hydrolase-like protein, producing the protein MPLALKETLREFLTPEEYLDDLFALNLQGLAARGLKLLLIDVDNTVLPPDSAEPSLRAVYWFEQLKNYSFQTVLISGSLDRARLAKISAALHAPVYYALLKPFLSGFRAVLAEYGARPEECALVGDALWSDILPAKFLGFYAVLVKNCDQPVIIEQRVSLLRRTRAAFLEKLIQRQV